From the genome of Neodiprion pinetum isolate iyNeoPine1 chromosome 3, iyNeoPine1.2, whole genome shotgun sequence, one region includes:
- the LOC124214521 gene encoding THAP domain-containing protein 2-like isoform X2 has translation MPYCVASNCKNRSFSKSQKQCEVEVENKVTFHLFPKNIERRRIWLDTIGLTNTSVPKYAYLCSCHFSPESFDRTSAFKVRLKDDAVPNVCIQDNAVLQETCSVDRERECSECIEFFLADEVTLYLDAAEPSSSIDQVCESANKRPRIDSPSKDFKQKNVSCQTPQPPRCIDKGTWVSKSLIATSPTKERLRHIIKELMESHRNEIKHLKVTAQRTKKRIATLPYVIGELGKRKDLNLQELDVLIDIGIS, from the exons ATGCCTTATTGTGTAGCGTCTAACTGCAAAAACAGATCTTTCTCAAAATCACAAAAACAATGTGAGGTCGAAGTAGAGAATAAGGTTACATTTCACCT ttttccgaaaaatatTGAGAGGCGTAGGATATGGCTTGATACGATAGGGTTGACGAACACAAGTGTGCCAAAGTATGCTTACTTATGTTCATGTCATTTTTCACCGGAATCATTCGATCGAACATCTGCCTTCAAAGTTAGGCTGAAAGATGATGCTGTTCCAAAT GTTTGCATTCAGGACAATGCTGTCTTGCAAGAGACATGCAGTGTTGATAGAGAACGCGAATGCTCTGAatgcatagaattttttctcgcAGATGAAGTCACATTGTACCTTGATGCAGCGGAACCTTCATCTTCAATTGATCAAGTTTGTGAATCGGCAAATAAAAGGCCGAGAATTGATAGCC CATCAAAGGATTTTAagcaaaaaaatgtatcttgTCAAACGCCACAACCGCCAAGATGTATCGATAAAGGTACGTGGGTATCGAAATCGTTGATTGCAACTTCTCCCACAAAGGAACGCCTACGTCACATCATCAAAGAGCTGATGGAATCACATCGAAACGAGATCAAACATCTAAAAGTAACAGCACAACGGACAAAGAAACGCATTGCTACTTTACCATATGTGATAGGTGAATTAGGAAAACGAAAAGATCTCAATCTTCAGGAGCTGGATGTTTTAATTGATATTG GTATTTCGTAA
- the LOC124214521 gene encoding THAP domain-containing protein 2-like isoform X3: protein MPYCVASNCKNRSFSKSQKQCEVEVENKVTFHLFPKNIERRRIWLDTIGLTNTSVPKYAYLCSCHFSPESFDRTSAFKVRLKDDAVPNVCIQDNAVLQETCSVDRERECSECIEFFLADEVTLYLDAAEPSSSIDQVCESANKRPRIDSPSKDFKQKNVSCQTPQPPRCIDKGTWVSKSLIATSPTKERLRHIIKELMESHRNEIKHLKVTAQRTKKRIATLPYVIGELGKRKDLNLQELDVLIDIV, encoded by the exons ATGCCTTATTGTGTAGCGTCTAACTGCAAAAACAGATCTTTCTCAAAATCACAAAAACAATGTGAGGTCGAAGTAGAGAATAAGGTTACATTTCACCT ttttccgaaaaatatTGAGAGGCGTAGGATATGGCTTGATACGATAGGGTTGACGAACACAAGTGTGCCAAAGTATGCTTACTTATGTTCATGTCATTTTTCACCGGAATCATTCGATCGAACATCTGCCTTCAAAGTTAGGCTGAAAGATGATGCTGTTCCAAAT GTTTGCATTCAGGACAATGCTGTCTTGCAAGAGACATGCAGTGTTGATAGAGAACGCGAATGCTCTGAatgcatagaattttttctcgcAGATGAAGTCACATTGTACCTTGATGCAGCGGAACCTTCATCTTCAATTGATCAAGTTTGTGAATCGGCAAATAAAAGGCCGAGAATTGATAGCC CATCAAAGGATTTTAagcaaaaaaatgtatcttgTCAAACGCCACAACCGCCAAGATGTATCGATAAAGGTACGTGGGTATCGAAATCGTTGATTGCAACTTCTCCCACAAAGGAACGCCTACGTCACATCATCAAAGAGCTGATGGAATCACATCGAAACGAGATCAAACATCTAAAAGTAACAGCACAACGGACAAAGAAACGCATTGCTACTTTACCATATGTGATAGGTGAATTAGGAAAACGAAAAGATCTCAATCTTCAGGAGCTGGATGTTTTAATTGATATTG tTTAA
- the LOC124214521 gene encoding uncharacterized protein isoform X1 produces the protein MPYCVASNCKNRSFSKSQKQCEVEVENKVTFHLFPKNIERRRIWLDTIGLTNTSVPKYAYLCSCHFSPESFDRTSAFKVRLKDDAVPNDNAVLQETCSVDRERECSECIEFFLADEVTLYLDAAEPSSSIDQVCESANKRPRIDSPSKDFKQKNVSCQTPQPPRCIDKGTWVSKSLIATSPTKERLRHIIKELMESHRNEIKHLKVTAQRTKKRIATLPYVIGELGKRKDLNLQELDVLIDIGKSNADLLKRVVKKSTHATVPK, from the exons ATGCCTTATTGTGTAGCGTCTAACTGCAAAAACAGATCTTTCTCAAAATCACAAAAACAATGTGAGGTCGAAGTAGAGAATAAGGTTACATTTCACCT ttttccgaaaaatatTGAGAGGCGTAGGATATGGCTTGATACGATAGGGTTGACGAACACAAGTGTGCCAAAGTATGCTTACTTATGTTCATGTCATTTTTCACCGGAATCATTCGATCGAACATCTGCCTTCAAAGTTAGGCTGAAAGATGATGCTGTTCCAAAT GACAATGCTGTCTTGCAAGAGACATGCAGTGTTGATAGAGAACGCGAATGCTCTGAatgcatagaattttttctcgcAGATGAAGTCACATTGTACCTTGATGCAGCGGAACCTTCATCTTCAATTGATCAAGTTTGTGAATCGGCAAATAAAAGGCCGAGAATTGATAGCC CATCAAAGGATTTTAagcaaaaaaatgtatcttgTCAAACGCCACAACCGCCAAGATGTATCGATAAAGGTACGTGGGTATCGAAATCGTTGATTGCAACTTCTCCCACAAAGGAACGCCTACGTCACATCATCAAAGAGCTGATGGAATCACATCGAAACGAGATCAAACATCTAAAAGTAACAGCACAACGGACAAAGAAACGCATTGCTACTTTACCATATGTGATAGGTGAATTAGGAAAACGAAAAGATCTCAATCTTCAGGAGCTGGATGTTTTAATTGATATTGGTAAATCAAATGCAGATCTGCTTAAACGAGTGGTTAAAAAGTCAACGCATGCCACAGTACCCAAATAA
- the LOC124213853 gene encoding uncharacterized protein — protein MPVEKTASASDDGSCLASRYQRICNNDEAKSLDSVSTDHLCILWCNQLVEMDLRALFDCVGTKTRPPNITYDLEREILALDCYFQSHTFKKKSSIRGQDETRARKRIDRRHH, from the exons ATGCCAGTAGAGAAAACTGCAAGCGCTTCGGACGACGGCAGCTGTCTGGCTTCAAGGTACCAAAG AATATGCAACAACGATGAAGCGAAGTCCTTGGACAGTGTCTCGACTGATCATCTGTGCATCCTGTGGTGCAACCAATTAGTTGAGATGGACCTTCGGGCGCTTTTTGACTGTGTGGGTACAAAAACTCGTCCGCCTAATATAACTTACGACTTGGAACGGGAAATTCTTGCCCTCGATTGTTATTTCCAAAGC CATACATTCAAAAAAAAGTCTTCCATACGAGGACAAGACGAAACTCGAGCCCGGAAGCGAATAGATCGAAGACATCATTAG